Proteins encoded by one window of Deinococcus radiodurans R1 = ATCC 13939 = DSM 20539:
- a CDS encoding acyl-CoA N-acyltransferase — translation MTVPGYVIRDVTDPQAMRELEDVQAAAWGFEDREVLPATMFRISAATGGIVLAAYRAEGGPAVGLAYGFPALGGLLGRELPGRGHDLWHHSHFLALRPEVRGSGLAVALKLAQRGRALAQGLTRMTWTFDPLVARNARLNFGKLGVTASTYLPDWYAPHADRLLVEWDLTRPHVPAPASPPLGTVVLRGVGARPGTPDLSADAPTVLAEVPLAVSDEERAPWRLALRDTLTAYLGRGYRVTDLARESERAFYVLKRHPEGQ, via the coding sequence GTGACGGTCCCCGGCTACGTCATCCGCGACGTGACCGACCCGCAGGCGATGCGTGAACTGGAAGACGTGCAGGCAGCGGCCTGGGGCTTTGAGGACCGCGAGGTGCTACCCGCCACCATGTTCCGCATCAGCGCAGCCACCGGGGGCATCGTGCTGGCGGCCTACCGCGCGGAGGGCGGCCCGGCGGTGGGGCTGGCCTACGGGTTCCCGGCGCTGGGCGGGCTGCTGGGGAGGGAGCTGCCGGGCCGGGGCCACGACCTCTGGCACCACTCGCACTTTCTGGCGCTGCGGCCCGAGGTGCGCGGCAGCGGGCTGGCGGTGGCCCTCAAACTCGCGCAGCGCGGGCGGGCGCTGGCGCAGGGCCTGACGCGCATGACCTGGACCTTCGACCCGCTGGTGGCCCGCAACGCCCGGCTCAACTTCGGCAAGCTGGGAGTGACGGCGAGCACCTACCTCCCCGACTGGTACGCCCCACACGCCGACCGCCTGCTGGTGGAGTGGGACCTGACCCGGCCCCACGTTCCTGCGCCCGCCTCGCCCCCGCTGGGCACCGTGGTCCTGCGTGGCGTCGGGGCACGCCCTGGCACGCCGGACCTCTCCGCCGACGCGCCCACCGTGCTGGCAGAAGTGCCGCTGGCCGTCTCCGACGAGGAGCGCGCCCCCTGGCGCCTCGCCCTACGCGACACGCTGACGGCTTACCTGGGGCGCGGCTACCGCGTGACCGACCTGGCACGGGAAAGCGAGCGGGCGTTTTACGTGCTGAAGCGCCACCCCGAAGGACAATAA
- a CDS encoding metallophosphoesterase, with protein sequence MHKFIAIGDVHAEWDTFWEALRAASCVDADGLPTPPVRLGRYQVVVIGDLVHPKSPEAYTRLTGCDPFDMNDEDHRLIAAREQVRQLEKLQRYQAAAPHAVHVILGNHDDAVLDPRFVLGTSGGLKHVEFDPEHGGLLLPPPLHGWMSHFPRELRVGRLQFAHVSPLPAHLYYDDLFYSDRSAKTWFRDTPDYVDMAGLVFGVYGHTKTDGGVLLHHAPTGQPLFAIIDALTEREYLEVLYDAAAEVPLRGVSVVPF encoded by the coding sequence ATGCACAAGTTTATTGCCATCGGGGACGTGCACGCCGAGTGGGACACCTTCTGGGAGGCGCTGCGGGCGGCGAGCTGTGTGGACGCGGACGGCCTGCCCACGCCGCCAGTGCGTCTGGGACGCTATCAGGTAGTCGTCATCGGCGACCTCGTGCATCCCAAGTCGCCCGAGGCCTATACCCGGCTGACCGGCTGCGACCCTTTCGACATGAACGACGAGGACCACCGCCTGATTGCCGCGCGTGAGCAGGTGCGGCAGCTCGAAAAGTTGCAGCGTTATCAGGCCGCCGCGCCGCACGCGGTGCATGTCATCCTCGGCAACCACGACGACGCTGTGCTCGACCCCCGTTTCGTACTGGGCACGAGCGGTGGCCTCAAGCACGTCGAGTTCGACCCGGAGCACGGGGGCCTGCTGCTGCCGCCCCCCCTGCACGGCTGGATGAGCCACTTTCCACGGGAGCTGCGGGTGGGCCGCCTGCAATTTGCCCACGTCTCGCCGCTGCCCGCCCACCTGTACTACGACGACCTGTTTTACAGCGACCGCAGCGCCAAAACCTGGTTTCGTGATACGCCGGACTATGTGGACATGGCCGGGCTGGTCTTTGGGGTCTACGGCCACACCAAAACGGACGGCGGCGTCCTGCTGCACCACGCGCCCACTGGGCAGCCGCTCTTCGCCATCATTGACGCCCTGACTGAGCGCGAGTATCTGGAAGTGCTGTACGACGCCGCCGCCGAAGTGCCTCTGCGTGGGGTCAGTGTGGTGCCGTTCTGA
- a CDS encoding HD-GYP domain-containing protein, protein MTPDASLSPQLPELAQLSPSQLTLRLTRLGLQAPDLGSAMQPMLEALVVCTGAAGAGYFQWRDATLAYHARAAAGEMPAGPAMEAILAHGLPGHLPLIGALSTAEDTLFIGDTRQEAVALGFPELGVLGLCAAPIRARDGELVGAILAHTFTPSPWPEPDRVLIGNVTGTLSLLAARLHAEEREQAAHEGALRALGLSLEARDAETKGHTDRVTRLAERLGERLGLDFDERRELRWGAYLHDLGKISLPDEILLYEGPLTAALRRQMQGHVQEGVRLAGQLPFLPQSVLDVIGAHHERWDGAGYPLGLRGEEIPLPARIFAICDVYDALSSARPYKKAWERADTLAYLRAVSGEQFDPQVVTALLDLLDGEG, encoded by the coding sequence ATGACTCCAGACGCTTCCCTCTCGCCGCAGCTTCCGGAGCTGGCCCAGCTTTCTCCCTCACAGTTGACGCTGCGCCTGACCCGGCTGGGGTTGCAGGCCCCGGACCTCGGCAGTGCCATGCAGCCGATGCTCGAAGCGCTCGTGGTGTGTACGGGCGCGGCAGGCGCCGGGTACTTTCAGTGGCGGGACGCGACGCTGGCCTACCACGCCCGCGCCGCCGCCGGGGAAATGCCCGCCGGCCCGGCGATGGAGGCGATTCTGGCACACGGGCTGCCGGGCCACCTGCCGCTGATCGGGGCACTCTCCACCGCCGAGGACACGCTGTTTATCGGTGACACCCGGCAGGAGGCCGTCGCGCTCGGCTTTCCCGAACTCGGCGTGCTGGGGCTGTGCGCCGCGCCGATCCGGGCCCGCGACGGCGAGCTGGTCGGCGCGATTCTGGCGCACACCTTTACGCCCTCGCCCTGGCCGGAGCCGGACCGCGTGCTGATCGGCAACGTGACGGGCACCCTGTCGTTGCTGGCCGCCCGGCTGCACGCCGAGGAACGCGAGCAGGCCGCGCACGAGGGCGCTCTGCGGGCGCTGGGGCTGTCGCTGGAAGCGCGCGACGCCGAAACCAAGGGCCACACCGACCGGGTCACGCGCCTGGCCGAGCGGCTGGGTGAGCGGCTGGGCCTGGACTTCGACGAGCGGCGCGAACTGCGCTGGGGCGCCTACCTGCACGACCTCGGCAAGATCAGCCTGCCCGACGAGATCCTGCTCTACGAAGGCCCGCTGACCGCCGCGCTGCGCCGGCAGATGCAGGGGCACGTGCAGGAGGGGGTGCGCCTCGCCGGGCAGCTTCCCTTTTTGCCGCAGTCGGTGCTCGACGTGATCGGCGCTCACCACGAACGTTGGGACGGCGCCGGGTATCCGCTGGGTCTGCGCGGCGAGGAGATTCCGCTGCCGGCCCGCATCTTCGCCATCTGCGATGTGTACGACGCCCTGAGCAGCGCCCGCCCGTACAAGAAGGCCTGGGAACGTGCCGATACCCTCGCCTACCTGCGGGCCGTGAGTGGGGAGCAGTTCGACCCACAGGTGGTGACGGCACTGCTCGACCTGCTGGACGGTGAGGGGTAA